In Raphanus sativus cultivar WK10039 chromosome 5, ASM80110v3, whole genome shotgun sequence, the following proteins share a genomic window:
- the LOC108863406 gene encoding probable protein S-acyltransferase 17 isoform X1, whose product MAEVQWLLVVHGVMTLTVIISFLCGQWPIFKGTPFQWIHYFITRGAYTYLLRFVGMVFGSKGTDAVLTVEQFCCHRPNPILQIIYIAIIGSVYFLIAKSSFIYIPGYYIGHVHKYTSFVAVVMGVILFLLTSFSDPGTVNAANVSHYISAYPYDDIIYSEKECSTCRIPKPARSKHCSICNRCVARFDHHCGWMNNCIGERNTRYFIAFLFWHFLLCWYGAIAIGFILAGRVKELRVVHILTVYYGVENSFRNLAPRVLQWLVGTYNTQILVMVFLAVVSLLLAGFFAYHLKLCLTNTTTNETFKWREYIRWRKKLSESKARTSSAHDHDNEAEEAIVKRNVYDRGGFQNVSEIVFPLSSRPLTSCIPKPKSE is encoded by the exons ATGGCGGAGGTACAGTGGCTATTGGTAGTTCACGGAGTCATGACGTTAACGGTGATCATCTCTTTCCTCTGTGGTCAATGGCCAATCTTCAAAGGCACACCTTTTCAATGGATTCACTACTTCATCACTCGCGGAGCCTACACTTACTTACT GAGGTTTGTGGGAATGGTGTTTGGTTCCAAGGGTACGGACGCTGTCTTAACGGTTGAGCAGTTCTGTTGCCACCGTCCTAATCCCATATTGCAA atCATATACATAGCCATTATTGGATCAGTATACTTTTTGATTGCAAAGTCTTCCTTCATCTATATACCTGGATACTATATTGGCCATGTTCACAA GTACACGAGCTTTGTGGCTGTTGTTATGGGTGTCATACTTTTCTTATTAACGAGCTTTTCTGATCCAGGTACCGTGAACGCTGCCAATGTTTCACACTACATTTCTGCTTACCCTTATGATGATATCATTTACTCTGAGAAAGAATGTTCGACGTGTAGAATCCCAAA gCCTGCTAGATCCAAGCATTGCAGCATATGCAACCGCTGTGTAGCTCGGTTTGACCATCACTGTGGCTGGATG AATAACTGCATTGGAGAAAGGAATACTAGATATTTCATAGCTTTCCTCTTTTG GCATTTCCTTCTTTGCTGGTACGGAGCAATAGCCATTGGTTTTATTCTTGCTGGGAGAGTGAAAGAACTCCGTGTTGTACATATCTTAACAG TCTATTACGGTGTAGAGAATTCTTTCCGCAACTTAGCTCCTCGAGTTTTACAG TGGCTGGTTGGTACATACAACACCCAAATACTTGTGATGGTGTTTCTCGCCGTTGTTTCTCTCCTCCTCGCTGGCTTCTTTGCTTACCACTTAAAACTCTGCTTAACCAACACAACAACTAATGAG ACATTTAAATGGAGAGAATACATAAGGTGGAGGAAGAAGCTCAGTGAATCAAAGGCAAGAACATCCTCTGCCCATGACCATGATAATGAAGCAGAGGAAGCTATAGTGAAACGGAATGTGTATGATAGAGGAGGTTTCCAGAACGTTTCTGAGATTGTTTTTCCTTTATCGTCAAGACCACTTACTTCTTGCATACCAAAACCCAAGTCGGAATAG
- the LOC108863406 gene encoding probable protein S-acyltransferase 17 isoform X2: MVFGSKGTDAVLTVEQFCCHRPNPILQIIYIAIIGSVYFLIAKSSFIYIPGYYIGHVHKYTSFVAVVMGVILFLLTSFSDPGTVNAANVSHYISAYPYDDIIYSEKECSTCRIPKPARSKHCSICNRCVARFDHHCGWMNNCIGERNTRYFIAFLFWHFLLCWYGAIAIGFILAGRVKELRVVHILTVYYGVENSFRNLAPRVLQWLVGTYNTQILVMVFLAVVSLLLAGFFAYHLKLCLTNTTTNETFKWREYIRWRKKLSESKARTSSAHDHDNEAEEAIVKRNVYDRGGFQNVSEIVFPLSSRPLTSCIPKPKSE, from the exons ATGGTGTTTGGTTCCAAGGGTACGGACGCTGTCTTAACGGTTGAGCAGTTCTGTTGCCACCGTCCTAATCCCATATTGCAA atCATATACATAGCCATTATTGGATCAGTATACTTTTTGATTGCAAAGTCTTCCTTCATCTATATACCTGGATACTATATTGGCCATGTTCACAA GTACACGAGCTTTGTGGCTGTTGTTATGGGTGTCATACTTTTCTTATTAACGAGCTTTTCTGATCCAGGTACCGTGAACGCTGCCAATGTTTCACACTACATTTCTGCTTACCCTTATGATGATATCATTTACTCTGAGAAAGAATGTTCGACGTGTAGAATCCCAAA gCCTGCTAGATCCAAGCATTGCAGCATATGCAACCGCTGTGTAGCTCGGTTTGACCATCACTGTGGCTGGATG AATAACTGCATTGGAGAAAGGAATACTAGATATTTCATAGCTTTCCTCTTTTG GCATTTCCTTCTTTGCTGGTACGGAGCAATAGCCATTGGTTTTATTCTTGCTGGGAGAGTGAAAGAACTCCGTGTTGTACATATCTTAACAG TCTATTACGGTGTAGAGAATTCTTTCCGCAACTTAGCTCCTCGAGTTTTACAG TGGCTGGTTGGTACATACAACACCCAAATACTTGTGATGGTGTTTCTCGCCGTTGTTTCTCTCCTCCTCGCTGGCTTCTTTGCTTACCACTTAAAACTCTGCTTAACCAACACAACAACTAATGAG ACATTTAAATGGAGAGAATACATAAGGTGGAGGAAGAAGCTCAGTGAATCAAAGGCAAGAACATCCTCTGCCCATGACCATGATAATGAAGCAGAGGAAGCTATAGTGAAACGGAATGTGTATGATAGAGGAGGTTTCCAGAACGTTTCTGAGATTGTTTTTCCTTTATCGTCAAGACCACTTACTTCTTGCATACCAAAACCCAAGTCGGAATAG
- the LOC130512878 gene encoding uncharacterized protein LOC130512878 codes for MSSAVSPGSPSTPTSEGTSLVKAQGSVHGGSNFTAAMDSNPSLAKDLDQQCLTIGSKDLERKNQGDEQLITGMDLNTNSEKVIEKKEEESIGGLKGSWVRAVQGQKVLKKYDVEVTMKDGVGSVMVPEEITKDVPPLWEDFLIGKFLDTAPHIAKIHAIVNKIWNLNDKAQKIEVFEVDETSMKFKILNNADRNRILRRGMWNLAGIPVVVTKWSPVTEKEKPPVQSIPMWVHIKNVPIKMFSWQGLSFLTSPIGSPERLHPETAQCLKLDVAKIFVKVDLSKELPKKMNFTIQGEEVLVEYSYPRLPTKCQECGTWGHKTCAKGRESNESKKEVLEEGEIGVEKQEEKSGLKKAVEKGEVEGSSLLKASEVEKQIMEGDLSLSGKKKEEVKEDIMVEKVDKENEWLDVSPGKASCSPIRQTLEFGQVAILQNSRFSVLVEEQEEEMNEEEKELQIEEDILEETEVFQRQRLPRESKMNHRYLKDKISQKAQDVGPSYLNKKKPRRQ; via the coding sequence ATGAGTTCGGCGGTTTCGCCGGGATCGCCTTCGACTCCGACGAGTGAGGGTACATCTCTGGTGAAGGCGCAAGGTTCGGTACATGGAGGAAGTAATTTTACAGCTGCGATGGATTCAAACCCAAGCTTGGCGAAGGATTTGGATCAACAATGTTTGACGATTGGATCGAAAGATCTAGAAAGGAAGAATCAAGGAGATGAACAACTCATCACTGGTATGGATCTAAACACAAACTCGGAGAAGGTTATAGAAAAGAAGGAGGAAGAGTCTATTGGAGGTTTGAAGGGATCGTGGGTAAGAGCGGTTCAGGGGCAAAAAGTTCTGAAGAAGTATGATGTGGAGGTAACGATGAAGGACGGAGTGGGATCGGTGATGGTACCAGAGGAGATCACGAAGGATGTTCCCCCGCTTTGGGAGGATTTCCTTATTGGTAAATTCCTGGATACTGCGCCTCATATTGCTAAGATTCACGCAATAGTAAACAAGATATGGAACTTGAATGATAAAGCTCAGAAGATAGAGGTGTTTGAGGTTGATGAAACTTCAATGAAGTTCAAGATCTTGAATAATGCTGACAGAAACAGAATACTGAGGAGGGGGATGTGGAACTTGGCTGGTATCCCAGTGGTTGTGACAAAATGGTCGCCTGTCACGGAGAAGGAGAAGCCTCCGGTGCAGTCGATTCCAATGTGGGTGCATATTAAGAATGTGCCAATAAAAATGTTCTCATGGCAAGGACTGAGTTTCTTGACAAGTCCAATTGGGAGTCCAGAGAGGTTGCATCCAGAGACAGCTCAGTGCTTGAAGCTAGATGTGGCGAAGATATTTGTGAAGGTGGATCTCTCAAAGGAGCTGCCAAAGAAGATGAATTTTACTATTCAGGGAGAAGAAGTGTTGGTTGAATACAGCTACCCGAGACTGCCAACAAAATGTCAAGAATGTGGAACATGGGGACATAAAACTTGTGCTAAAGGAAGAGAAAGTAATGAGAGTAAGAAGGAGGTCTTGGAAGAAGGGGAAATAGGAGTAGAAAAACAGGAGGAAAAAAGTGGTCTAAAGAAAGCGGTAGAGAAGGGAGAGGTAGAAGGAAGTTCACTATTGAAAGCATCTGAAGTTGAAAAACAAATAATGGAGGGAGATTTGAGTTTGAGtggaaagaagaaagaagaagtgaAAGAAGATATTATGGTTGAAAAGGTTGATAAGGAAAATGAGTGGCTTGATGTCTCACCTGGCAAGGCTAGTTGTTCACCTATTCGACAGACTTTGGAGTTTGGTCAAGTGGCCATACTTCAAAATTCAAGATTCTCTGTGTTAGTGGAAGAACAGGAGGAAGAAATgaatgaagaggagaaagagttACAGATAGAAGAGGATATTCTAGAGGAGACAGAAGTGTTTCAAAGACAAAGGTTACCTAGGGAATCGAAGATGAATCATCGTTATCTGAAGGATAAAATAAGTCAGAAAGCGCAGGATGTAGGTCCTAGCTATCTGAATAAGAAGAAACCCCGTCGCCAATAA
- the LOC108857901 gene encoding uncharacterized protein LOC108857901, whose translation MEPESSSPPRVPPEPDPATLLGLEHRVPMIDQGSIERFITQAREQALGVKDIKRRWKEYAEAFARMEKTVRERGREAKMKEEESEIKRSLEGDVIRLVLEMQMEEVVAEVKESMANKGEEMKREVQAKKEELEAKEKELGLTITEKFNEIKKKEEEFELKRDEEARDIEVQRQTLEVKEKSCEELMRELELKKDELEESHKELSLTMSEKSNEIKKKEEEFQVKRDAEASEIKEKRKSLEVKEKNFEELMRELEVRKQELEEREKELRLNDESIKEKASEVEKRKQEAEAKEMEVKMNSLKVKEKSFEEMMREFDFEVRKQELEARHKELRLFGDTITEKSNEIKKKEEEFELKRDAEARDIDVKRQSLEVKEKRSKELMRELQVRKQELEERHKELSLTITEKSNELKKKEEEFQVKRDAEASEIEEKRKSLEVKEKNLEAQMRELEARQKEMSLGDETIKGKANEMEKRNEKQEAEAKEIEVKMNSLEVKEKNFEEKIRELEERQKEHDEIIKGKVTELEKKTLKQEAEAKEIEVKINSLEVKEKQLEEREKLLELKEKELANRSNQSKSRKRCRDEFEPSFLADPASASASTSRAKRRETHKVACIDDGTDEDPETYCCPDADFNNFNTTMSSFAVGQIWALYDPLDHMPRYYARIRKIMEPKLRVGVRWLEPKQTAAWNKKPAPIACGEFKYGKKTTSKHLMFSHEMHHVRKKKKSITINPRKGETWALFSGWSRDNRKQQKPPYKYDFVRVVSDDLDSDDGIGVAYLARVEGYTSVYKLGEQHGVLQMIISSDEMLRFSHRVPSFELTGDERKGVPAGSFELDPAAIPKDCLKVLKVKQEGV comes from the exons ATGGAACCCGAGTCGTCATCACCACCAAGAGTTCCGCCGGAGCCGGATCCAGCGACGTTACTAGGTCTTGAACATCG GGTTCCGATGATCGATCAAGGTTCGATAGAGCGGTTCATCACTCAGGCTAGAGAGCAGGCTTTAGGGGTTAAGGATATCAAGCGTCGGTGGAAAGAGTACGCGGAGGCGTTTGCAAGGATGGAGAAAACTGTAAGGGAACGTGGTAGAGAGGCTAAGATGAAAGAAGAGGAGTCTGAGATTAAGCGGTCTCTGGAAGGGGATGTGATTAGATTGGTTCTTGAGATGCAGATGGAAGAAGTGGTTGCTGAGGTTAAGGAATCGATGGCAAATAAAGGCGAAGAGATGAAGAGAGAGGTTCAAGCGAAGAAAGAGGAGCTTGAAGCAAAGGAGAAGGAGCTTGGCTTGACCATCACGGAGAAGTTTAATGAGataaagaagaaggaagaggagTTTGAGCTGAAACGAGATGAAGAAGCAAGAGATATTGAAGTGCAGCGGCAGACTCTAGAGGTCAAAGAGAAGAGTTGTGAAGAGCTGATGAGAGAGCTTGAACTGAAAAAAGATGAACTTGAAGAGAGCCACAAGGAGCTTAGCTTGACTATGTCAGAGAAGTCTAATGAgataaagaagaaagaagaagagtttcAAGTGAAAAGAGATGCTGAAGCTAGCGAAATTAAAGAGAAGCGCAAGTCTCTAGAGGTGAAGGAGAAGAACTTTGAAGAGCTGATGAGAGAGCTTGAAGTGAGAAAGCAAGAGCTTGAAGAGAGGGAGAAGGAGCTGAGGTTGAATGATGAAAGCATCAAAGAGAAAGCTAGTGAGGTGGAGAAGAGGAAACAGGAAGCTGAAGCCAAGGAGATGGAAGTGAAGATGAACTCTCTAAAGGTCAAGGAGAAGAGCTTTGAAGAGATGATGAGAGAGTTTGACTTTGAAGTGAGAAAGCAAGAGCTTGAAGCGAGGCATAAAGAGCTGAGATTGTTTGGTGACACCATCACTGAGAAGTCTAATGAGataaagaagaaggaagaggagTTTGAGCTGAAACGAGATGCAGAGGCAAGAGACATTGATGTGAAGCGCCAGTCTCTAGAGGTCAAAGAGAAGAGGTCTAAAGAGCTGATGAGAGAGCTTCAAGTGAGAAAACAGGAACTTGAAGAGAGGCACAAGGAGCTTAGCTTGACTATCACAGAGAAGTCTAATGAgctaaagaagaaagaagaagagtttcAAGTGAAAAGAGATGCTGAAGCTAGCGAAATTGAAGAGAAGCGCAAGTCTCTAGAGGTGAAGGAGAAGAACTTGGAAGCGCAAATGAGAGAGCTTGAAGCAAGACAGAAAGAGATGAGCTTGGGTGATGAAACCATCAAAGGGAAAGCTAATGAGATGGAAAAGAGGAACGAGAAACAAGAAGCTGAAGCCAAGGAGATCGAAGTAAAGATGAACTCTCTAGAGGTGAAGGAGAAGAACTTTGAAGAGAAAATAAGAGAGCTTGAAGAAAGGCAGAAAGAGCATGATGAAATCATCAAAGGGAAAGTTACTGAGCTGGAGAAGAAGACACTGAAACAAGAAGCTGAAGCCAAGGAGATTGAAGTGAAGATAAACTCTCTAGAGGTCAAGGAGAAGCAACttgaagaaagagagaaactgCTTGAACTGAAGGAGAAAGAATTGGCTAACCGATCAAACCAATCAAAGAGTAGAAAGAGATGCAGGGATGAATTTGAGCCTTCATTTCTGGCTGATCCTGCATCTGCATCTGCATCTACAAGTCGAGCAAAGCGAAGAGAAACTCACAAAGTTGCCTGCATTGATGATGGAACTGATGAGGATCCCGAAACATACTGTTGTCCTGATGCAGACTTCAACAATTTCAACACCACCATGAGCTCTTTCGCTGTGGGGCAGATATGGGCTCTCTATGATCCTTTGGATCACATGCCTCGTTACTATGCTCGTATCCGGAAAATCATGGAACCTAAGCTGAGAGTTGGAGTGAGATGGCTCGAGCCAAAGCAAACCGCAGCATGGAACAAGAAACCAGCTCCCATCGCTTGTGGTGAATTCAAATACGGAAAGAAAACCACAAGCAAACACCTGATGTTCTCACACGAGATGCATCAcgtcaggaagaagaagaagagcatcACCATAAACCCGAGGAAAGGGGAGACATGGGCTCTATTCAGTGGCTGGAGCCGTGACAACAGGAAGCAGCAAAAGCCTCCCTACAAATACGACTTCGTCCGAGTCGTGTCCGATGATTTGGACAGCGATGATGGCATTGGAGTTGCTTACCTAGCGAGAGTGGAAGGGTACACATCGGTGTACAAGCTCGGTGAGCAACATGGAGTCTTGCAGATGATCATAAGCTCTGATGAGATGCTTAGGTTTTCTCATAGGGTCCCTTCTTTTGAGTTGACTGGAGATGAGAGGAAAGGTGTCCCTGCTGGCTCTTTCGAGCTTGACCCTGCTGCTATCCCTAAAGATTGTCTTAAAGTGTTGAAGGTTAAACAAGAGGGAGTTTAA
- the LOC108857903 gene encoding LOW QUALITY PROTEIN: uncharacterized protein LOC108857903 (The sequence of the model RefSeq protein was modified relative to this genomic sequence to represent the inferred CDS: deleted 1 base in 1 codon): METVPFPTEDPDVQWDEELVEGFLSQVTETATGILDLSNQVKELKEMMEESVRKQTLEVQEKEKDSDFKQSLEAQLLILVMGMQTKEVVAELKEQQRLSKDSLDNKHEEMKREVRVRTERLEEREMVLSLLDENVQERCNEMEKREVEFQLKAKDVEVKREEVELKEKKVEEIMSELEAREKERSLLDETIKEKSNELEKREEQFKLIQDSDAKEIGVKMRSLELKEKELEEREEELDRKEKEFEGRSKQTENRKRWRDESESSLFDVNDGDEVPPLIHTAKRHKPTREHSNNDLASASEANGREVYEEVECIEDGKDEDPEPYNCLDADFNNFNNTMSSFSVGQVWALYDPLDHMPRFYALIRKILELQLRVEVTWLEPIQSSESQKKPVPIACGEFKYGDKITKSHLVFSHLMLDHHIRTRVKKKKSITINPRKGETWALFRDWNSDKQQKRPYSYDFVKVVSELDSVHGIGVAYLGRVEGFTSVYYFAEKDKVLQKMIPCDEMLSFSHRVPSFRLNGDEKDGIPGGSFELDPAAIPRDYLEGLKVKEEEEEGIGRSLVVLV, translated from the exons ATGGAAACAGTGCCTTTCCCCACCGAAGATCCTGATGTTCA GTGGGATGAGGAATTAGTGGAAGGGTTCTTGAGTCAGGTCACAGAGACAGCTACTGGGATACTAGATCTCTCGAATCAGGTGAAAGAACTCAAGGAGATGATGGAGGAATCTGTGAGGAAACAAACCCTGGAGGTGCAGGAGAAAGAAAAGGATTCTGATTTTAAACAGTCTTTGGAAGCACAGTTGTTGATACTGGTTATGGGGATGCAGACCAAGGAAGTGGTTGCTGAGCTTAAGGAGCAGCAGAGACTGAGCAAGGACTCGTTGGATAACAAACACGAGGAGATGAAGAGAGAGGTTCGAGTCAGGACGGAGAGACTTGAAGAGAGGGAGATGGTGCTTAGCTTGCTTGATGAGAATGTTCAAGAGAGATGTAATGAGATGGAGAAGAGGGAAGTGGAGTTTCAACTCAAGGCCAAAGATGTTGAAGTGAAGAGGGAGGAGGTTGAGCTCAAGGAGAAGAAAGTTGAAGAGATAATGAGTGAGCTTGAAGCAAGGGAGAAGGAACGAAGCTTGCTTGATGAAACCATAAAGGAGAAGTCTAATGAGCTGGAGAAGAGGGAGGAGCAGTTTAAACTGATACAAGACTCAGACGCCAAAGAGATTGGAGTCAAGATGAGGTCTCTTGAGCTCAAGGAGAAGGAGCTTGAAGAAAGAGAGGAAGAGCTTGACAGGAAGGAGAAAGAGTTTGAGGGGAGATCAAAACAAACTGAGAATAGGAAGAGATGGAGGGATGAATCCGAGTCATCATTGTTTGATGTGAACGATGGAGATGAAGTTCCTCCTCTCATTCACACTGCAAAAAGGCACAAACCCACTAGAGAACACAGCAACAACGATCTTGCATCTGCAAGTGAAGCAAATGGAAGAGAGGTTTATGAAGAAGTTGAATGCATAGAGGATGGAAAAGATGAGGATCCTGAGCCATACAACTGCCTTGACGCAGACTTCAACAATTTCAACAACACAATGAGCTCTTTCTCCGTGGGTCAAGTATGGGCTCTCTATGATCCTTTAGACCACATGCCTCGATTCTACGCTCTGATCAGAAAGATTCTGGAGCTTCAGCTGAGAGTGGAAGTGACATGGCTTGAACCTATACAATCATCAGAAAGCCAGAAGAAACCAGTTCCCATCGCTTGTGGGGAATTCAAATATGGAGACAAAATCACAAAAAGCCACTTGGTGTTCTCTCATCTGATGCTGGATCATCACATCAGAACAAgagtcaagaagaagaagagcatcACCATAAACCCGAGGAAAGGTGAGACATGGGCTCTCTTCAGAGATTGGAACAGTGACAAGCAGCAAAAGCGTCCGTATAGCTACGACTTCGTCAAAGTTGTGTCTGAGTTGGACAGTGTTCATGGCATCGGAGTGGCTTACCTAGGGAGAGTGGAAGGGTTCACATCAGTGTACTACTTCGCCGAGAAGGATAAAGTTCTCCAAAAGATGATACCATGCGATGAGATGCTTAGTTTCTCGCATAGAGTCCCGTCT TTCAGGTTGAATGGAGATGAGAAGGATGGTATCCCAGGTGGCTCTTTTGAGCTAGATCCCGCTGCTATTCCTAGGGATTATCTTGAAGGTTTGAAGGTtaaagaagaggaggaggagggcaTAGGCCGTAGTCTCGTAGTCTTGGTTTGA